GGAGCATCAGGTAGGCACCCGGGCTCTGGTTCAGGCTGAAGAAATTGCCAGTGACCCGTATCTGATAAAAGAGGTCGAGATCAATAATGTCCCGGCTATCGAAGAGATGATGAACCGCCTGCGTAAGATCTCTGACGCCAGTTTTATCGTGATTGGTGACAAAGAGGGCATCCGTTTATCTCACCCGGTAACAGAGCGAATCGGCCTGCCGATGAAAGGCCAGGATAACGACGGCGCGCTACAGCGTGGTGAATCTTATATCTCAATCAGCGAAGGCAGTCTTGGCTATTCTGTCCGGGGTAAAACGCCTATCTTAGATTCCAGCGGTAGTATCATAGGTGTGGTCTCTGTCGGCTATCTTATCGACCGCTTTGATGAATGGCTGCTCACCTATGCAACGCCTCTTTTGGCCGACTTTTCTATTATTCTGATCATCACTCTGGTGATTGGCTGGTTGTTCTCAACTCATATTAAAAGAAATATGAATGGTATGGAGCCGGCGGAAATCGCAATGGCTTTTCATATGCAAAAGTCCATTCTGAAGTCGGTATACGAAGGCCTTATCGCCATCGATAAGCAGGGCAAAATCCTGATCGTTAACAATACCGCCAGAGAGCTTATGGGGACGGATAAAAGTACCAGCGAAATGAAAAAGCGCAGTATTACCGACTTTATCAAGCAGACCCAGTTCTTCTTCCACACACCCTATGATGAAAATCTTAAAGACGAGATGATTTCCATCAATGGCACCACAATGATTGCCAACCGCGTGGCTATTTTTGACAAGGAATTGCTGGTGGGCTGGGTGGTGAGTTTCCGCAGAAAAGAGGATATCAGTTCTCTGACAGAAGAATTGACTCAGGTGAAGCAGTACACAGAAAACCTGCGTGTTATGCGCCATGAGCATGAAAACAAGCTTTCTACCATTTCTGGCTTAATTGAGATGGGCTTTAGCAACGCAGCACTGTCTCTGATCAACAACGAAAAGGACAGAAAGCAGGAAACCACGGATTTCATCAGCTCAAAAATTCAGTGCAAAGTGGTGGCCGGAATTTTGATAGGAAAGGCAACAAGAGCACGCAGCCTTGGCCTGGACCTTCAGTTCGATCCTAAGTGCCAGCTAAGTGATGAGCTGAACGAGAAGATTAACCCGGAAGAGCTTTCAGCCATCATAGGCAACCTGCTGGACAACGCCTTTGAGGCGACGCTGAACAATCCGGACAGCAACAAGCTCATTTCTCTGCTGATCTCCGATAAGGGCAAAGAGCTGGTTATTGAAGTCAAGGACAACGGCACAGGCATAGACCCGGCACTGGCCACCTCAATGTTCACCCGGGGCGTAACCAGCAAAGGCGACGACGAAAACAACGGTATCGGCCTGTACCTGATAAACCGCTACGTAAACAACGCCGGCGGCGTAATCATGGTAGACGACAACCGCCCGAAAGGCACAGTTTTCTCAATCTTCATCCCAAACAATATACCGGAGAAAGCTGAGGCATAATACCAATAACATTGCTGCCATTCCTGCCTTCCGCAGAAGTGGCAGCAACAAAATCATTGACGGTTCAATCCTAACCCCTAAGATAACCTGCAACCTGCAACCTGCAACCTGCAACCTGCAACCTGCAACCTGCAACCTGCAACCTGCAACCTGTAACCCCCCCCAATAAAATTCATTTAAACCACCAAATACTGTCCGGTTTAGTCACAAGCCTGACAGATAAAAGTGAAGCCCGTTATAAATAAAAATATAATCAAGGCCAATTTCATTAAGAAGTAAGAATGCGGACATGAATGAGCGATCATCAGACTGGATGGGACTAATAAAAACCGGCCTCTCTTTTCAGGGAAAGGTGTTTTTACTGATCCTCGGATTGATGACGCTTCAGCTTGGTTTTATGGGGCTCAATTTCCACCAGGCTTTAGAAGATACTCTGGAACACCAGGTTGGAACCCGCGCCTTAATACAGGCCCGTGAGATCGCCAGTGACCCTGAACTGATTCAGGAGGTGAAGGCCAGAAATGTCCCTGCAGTTGATGCGCTGATAAACCGGCTAACCAAAATTTCCGATGCCAGCTTTATTGTGATTGGTGACACTGAAGGGATCCGTTTATCTCACCCGAACAAAGAGAAAATCGGTTTCCAGATGCAGGGCGGGGATAATGCCGGAGCACTGGAGCGCGGTGAGTCCTACATCTCCATCAGAGAGGGAAGTCTGGGTTATGGCGTGAGAGGAAAAACCGCCATCTTTGATTTTGAAGGCAATATCATCGGCGTGGTTTCTGTGGGCTATCTGCTTAACCGTTTTGATCAGTGGCTTCTGTTTTACGCCAAACCAATGGCATACGATGTCATTATTTTGCTTCTGTTAACCCTTTTCGGCGCCTGGTTTTTTGCATCGCATATCAAAAACAAGATGAATGGTATGGAACCGGCGGAAATCGCAATGGCTTTGTACCTGCAAAATTCGATTCTGAAATCTGTCTACGAAGGCGTTATTGCCATTAATAAAGTGGGCAAAATACTGGCGGTAAACAACACCGCACTGGAGTTGATAGGAACCGATAGACCGGCTACGGAGCTAAAAGGCCGGAGCATCATAGAGTACTTAAATCAGACTGAGATCTTCTTTAAAACCCCCTTTGAAGAGAACCTGAAGGATGAGATTGTTTCCATCAATGGCAATATGATGATCGCTAACCGTGTTGCCATGTTTGATAAAGATCTGCTTATCGGCTGGGTGGTCAGTTTCCGGCGCAAGGATGACATTAACTCGCTTACCGCAGAGCTGACTCAGATAAAGCAATACACGGACAACCTGCGCGTGATGCGCCATGAGTATGCCAATAAGCTATCGACCATTTCCGGTCTGATAGAAATTGGCGACAGTGAATCGGCACTGGCACTGATCAACAGTGAGAACAGCAGAAAACAGCAGTTAATCGACTTTATCAGCTCAAGGATTCAATACCGGCAAATTGCCGGAATACTGCTTGGTAAATATTCCCGCGCAAGAGAGCTTGGAATCGATTTGCAGTTTGATCCAACCTGTCAGTTGGCTGCTCAGATAGAGAATATCGACCCTAATGAGCTGTCTGCTATCATCGGGAACCTGATTGACAATGCTTTTGAAGCGACACTGAAAAACGCCGAAAGCAGTAAAATTATTAGCGTATTGATTACCGATGCCAGTGATGAACTGGTTATTGAAATAGCCGATAACGGCTGTGGTATCGATCCGAAAATCGCAGACAAGATGTTTACCCGTGGCGTAACAAGTAAAAATAACAGTGAGGGTCACGGTATTGGTTTGTATCTGATTAATCAGTATGTCACCAATGCAGGCGGTGTTGTCATGGTTGATGACGCTGAACCAAAAGGCACCATTTTTTCAATTTTTATTCCAAAAGACGGTAATGCATAATGGAATCTATAGACGTTCTTATCGTAGAAGATGAAGCTGGTATCGCTGAATTGCATGCACAGTTCCTTAGGCAGACCATTCGCTTTAACCCAATAGGTATCGCATCTGATCTGCATATGGCCCGGACAATGATCAAGGTAAATAAGCCGGATCTGATCATTCTGGATAACTATTTGCCGGATGGGTATGGCATTGACCTGCTGCGTGAAATTGTGGCTGAGAAAAACAGTGACAAGGCCGATGTTATTCTGGTCACCGCATCCAGCGAGATTGAAACGGTAAAAGAGGCAATGCACTGCGGCTGTTTTGATTACATCTTAAAACCTGTGTCCTACGAACGGCTTAAAGATACATTAAACCGTTATCTGAAATACAAGAGTGCGCTTAATGCCTATGACAATATCAGCCAGCGCCATGTGGATGACTTGTTTAATATCCAGGCGAAGGAAAAAAACGCCAACACACTTCCTAAGGGGATTGGTGAACTGACTCTGGATAAGATAAAAGATGTGTTTATCGCAAATCAGGGCATCAAATTTACCGCAGAAACTCTGGGAGAAAGAGTCGGGATCAGTAAAACAACCGCGCGTCGTTATCTTGAATTTTGCTCTGCCAGCGGCTTTTTAACCGCTGAGAATGAGCACGGCAGAGTAGGTCGGCCAGAGCGTGTTTATGTAAAAGTTAACTGATCGGTTTATCCATACTCCTCCCCCTTATCAAAAGGGGGAGAGCCTGATAAACACTTAACGTTTTCCTATTTTACCTTCTAATTAAGTTCATTAAATTCATAAATGGTTTTTAGCCTGCAACGAAATATGATTGCTATCGCTAACGCCGCTCCCCCTAATAAAGACAATATCTCCAAGACGAATTGGTAACTTTCTTGCCCATCCGCCTCGAATCATTTTTTAAATTCACGAGGAGCGAACATGATAATTAGTCAGCGATCATACGCTGGGACGCTGGAATCCAGTGACTTACTGGTCGAGGTTATGCCTGCCGACGACAATAGCCTGGATATCGAAATAACAAGCTCAGTTGAGAAACAGTTTGCTGAGCTGATCAGAAATGTAGTGTCAGAGACATTAACAGAAATGGGAGTACAAGCTGCTTCTGTTGTCGTTAACGACAAGGGCGCACTGGACTGTGTAATCAAAGCACGTGTACAGGCGGCAGTAATGAGAGCTGCTGGTGTAAATGAGATGAACTGGAGCGACCTATAATGAGTAAATTACGCAGAAGTATGTTGTTTGTTCCGGGCTCAAATGCAGCCATGCTAAGCAACTCATTTATCTACACTCCAGACGCCATCATGTTTGATCTGGAAGACTCCGTTTCTATTCGTGAAAAAGACACAGCTCGCGCGCTGGTATTTAATGCTCTTCAGCACCCTCTGTATCAGGAAATGGAAACCGTTGTTCGTGTTAACGGCCTTGAAACTGAACATGGACCGCGTGATGTACGAGCGGTTGTTCGTGCCGGTGTCAGTTGTGTTCGTCTGGCAAAAACAGACAGCGCTCAGGATGTTCGTGATATGGAAGAACATATCGCAGCAGCTGAGAAAGAGTGTGGCCGCGAGCCGGGCAGCACAAAAATGCTGGCAGCGATTGAATCTGCTATGGGTATCAACAACGCTGTTGAAATCGCAACAGCGTCTGACCGCCTGATCGGTATCGCCCTGGGTGCGGAAGACTATGTTCGTGACCTGAGAACGGCAAGAACACCGGAAGGGACAGAGCTGCTGTTTGCCCGTTGCTCAATCCTTCAGGCTGCGCGCGCAGCTGGTATCATGGCATTTGATACGGTTTATTCCGATGCTAACAACGAAGAAGGCTTCCTAAAAGAAGCTGAACATATCAAGTCACTTGGTTTTGACGGCAAATCGCTTGTTAACCCTCGCCAGATTGAAATGATCCATAACGTATTTGCTCCTTCTCAGAAAGAAGTGGATTTTGCCAATGCAGTTATTGAAGCGGCAGAAGAGGCGGAAGCTCAGGGCTCAGGCGTAGCTTCTCTGAACGGCAAGATGGTGGATGCACCAATTATTGAACGCGCCCGCTGGACATTACAACGCGCAGAATCAGGTATTAAGGAGTAGGGCACCGTCATGACAAGCATCAAAAACGCGCTAAACCGCGAAATTCAAATCCCTGCAGATGGTCACAGCAACATGAGACCTTTCTCTGACGCTCATGAAATCACAGAGCATCTGCTGAACAAAGAAACTAAGCGCAGCCGCAAAATGTACCAATCGTTGCAGGAAGCGGTAGCAAACTCAGGCCTGAAAGACGGCATGACTATCTCTTTCCATCACTCATTCCGTGGCGGTGACAAGATCATCAACATGGCAATGGAAGTAATTGCAGATATGGGCTTTAAGAACCTGACTCTGGCTTCAAGTTCACTTTCAGCGATTCACGCACCGGTTGTTGAACACATCCGCAACGGCGTGGTAAGCAAGATTTACACTTCCGGTATCCGTGGTGAACTGGCTGAGCAGATCTCCCGTGGTCTGATGGAAGAGCCGGTACAGATTCACTCTCACGGTGGCCGTGTGCACCTGGTAAAAACCGGTGAGCTGCAAATCGATGTTGCTTTCATTGGTGTTGCGACTTCTGATGAGTTCGGTAATGCTAACGCAACAACGGGCCGTTCCCGCTGTGGTTCACTGGGCTACGCTATGGTGGATGCAGAGCACGCGAAAAACGTTATCGTTTTGACAGAAGAGATTGTTCCGTTCCCGAACACGCCTGCTTCAATTGCTCAGGATCAGGTTAACGCTGTGGTTAAAGTGGATGAGGTGGGTGACCCGTCTAAGATTGGCGGTGACGCTACCCGTCTGACTAAGAACCCTCGTGAACTGCTTATTGCCCGTAAAGCCGCAGAAGTGGTTGAACACTCTGGTTACTTCTATGACGGCTTCACTGTACAGACTGGCTCTGGCGGCGCTTCACTGGCAGTAACCCGCTTCCTTGAAGATAAGATGGTGAAGAAAAATGTAACCGCAAGCTTTGGTCTTGGCGGCATTACTTCAACCATGGTTGATATGCACGAAAAAGGTCTTATCAAGACTCTGCTTGATGTTCAGTCATTCGACTCATTTGCAGCGGACTCTCTGGCAAGAAACCCGAACCATATCGAGATTTCGGCTAACCAGTATGCGAACCCGTCATCAAAAGGTGCAGCGGTGGATCATCTGGATGTGGTTATCCTGAGTGCTCTGGAAATTGATACTAACTTCAACGTAAACGTTATTACCGGATCCGACGGTGTTATCCGTGGTGCATCTGGTGGTCACAGTGATACAGCGGCCTCTTCAAACCTGACAATTGTTGTTGCTCCACTGGTAAGAGGCCGCATCCCTACTGTTGTTGAATCTGTGCTTAACGTTGTTACTCCTGGTTCTCAGATTGACGTGCTGGTCACTGACCACGGCACAGCGGTTAACCCAGCCCGCGAAGATGTTCAGCAGCGTCTGACTGCAGCCGGTATCCCGCTAAGCAGCGTTGAAGAGTTGCAGCAAAAAGCGGAAATGCTGACAGGCAAACCAGCACCAATCGAGTATCTGGACAACGTTGTTGGCTATATTCGTTACCGTGACGGTTCAGTTATCGATGTAATCAAACAAGTTAAGGAGTAAGACTTGTACTCCGGGCCTAAAGTTACGCTTAATCAGGTTTTAGCCAGTCGTGAAAGACGGGCTAACCGCCAGAAGGAGTGGGTTGAAGCCCACTCGCTTCCTCTGATCAGCTTTACCATCAATATGATGGGCGAAGTAAAGCGAAATGAGATTTCTCGCGTCGCTTTTGATCAGGGCTATCAGACAATACTGGATGTGTGCCGTATTCAGGACATCCCTGTGGTAGGAATCGAAAAGTTCAGCAGTGATACCGGTGTTGAGTTATTGATTGCAGCCGGGAAGAAGGATGCTGAATATGTTAAACGCGCCATGGTCAGTATTGAGGATGAGCACCCTTTAGGCCGCTTATTTGACATTGATGTACTGGACGATAATTGCATAGCTGTCTCCAGGGATAACCTGGAGCTGCCACGGCGTAAATGCCTGGTATGTGATAACGAGGCTAAGGTGTGCGCGCGAAGCCGTGCTCATCAGTTATCTGAGCTGAAAGACAAGATGAGCGAGATGATCCATGATTTCAAGTAATTCTATCCGCTGGTTGCTGGATGACTGCAAGCTTTATGACTCTTCTGCCAGTGGCAAACTGGAGCTGAATATTGTTGAGCTGGCGGGAAACCTGGCTTATCACGCCATGATGCTTGAGGCGCACTTAACGCCTAAAGCAGGCTTAGTGGATTGCGTTTCAACCGGCTCTCACCGGGACATGGATATCAACACTTTTATTGCAAGCTCAGATGCACTGCGTCCTTATATGAAGCAGTTTGTCCGTGCCGGGTATGAGATGGAGACACTTCCTTCCGGTGAACTTCTGCCAAAGCTTCGCCGTGTTGGCATAGAAGCTGAGCGGGCCATGTTTGCTGCCACCAATGGCGTAAACACACATAAAGGCATGGTGTTCACTCTGGGCCTTATCTGTGGCGCGGTCGGCTGGCTTTACAAAAAAGGCATTGCCTATGATGCCAAAAATATCCGCTCAGTGATTATGGCGTGCTGCTCTGAACTGGTCTCTGACGATTTAACTGATTCGAAAAAAGCGCCGGTAACCGCGGGTGAAAGGCTTTACAAAACCTACGGTATGACAGGGATCCGTGGAGAAGCGGCCAGCGGTTATCCGACCATTTTTGATTACGGTCTTCCTGTGTATGAAGGCTGTGTGGCAGACGGCTACTCAGAAGAGCAGGCGATGTCACAGACACTGCTTTCGCTGATGGCAAATAACAGTGACACCAATCTGGTGAGCAGAGGCGGGATTGAAGGTCTGGCTTTTGTACAGCAGCAGTCAAAAACCTTGCTGGAACAGACTCACAGCACCAGCAGTGACTTTGAAAAATCTATCCAGAAACTGGATAAAGAACTGATTAACCTGAATTTAAGTCCGGGTGGCAGCGCAGATCTGCTTGCTGCGACCTGGTTACTGGCACAGCTGAATATCTGTGCAAAATCGAATTAAGAACGATATGAACTTTTCCCTCCTTGAGTTCATCTTGTTCTTGATAAGCCCTAAAAAGATCTGTATTAACAACCAGACATTTAAGTTCCATAAAACTCTCGTATCGTTTCCCTGCATATGCAGGGACTTTTTTTTATTTGAGGTAAAGCATGTCTAATTACATTTGTATCGGAATTATCGGTAACTATTTTGGTCACCTGAGCGGCGCAGAGAATGTTGAAGAGCATCCTTTGCCAAACGGCATCTTTGTGATACACCGTGAGCACGAGGAGACGCTGACAACAGGTCTTGAAGCCAAATACCCTCAGGCTGGCACTAATGTGGATATCGAACCTGAGTTTGTGATCCGCTTTAATGTCAGTTACGAAGACGGCAAAGTGTCAGCGCTTCAGGCCAGGCAGATGACCATAGGCAACGACTATACCATTCGTAAGCTGGATGGCTCTGATAAGATTTCACAGCGTAAAGCTTGGGGTGAAAAATCCAAGGGCATAAACCGTATCTGGTGGGACATGAAAGAGTTCACACCTGAGAACTATGGTGAATCGTTGAAGCTGGTTTCTTACATCGAAAGGGAAGGTGAGTTCTTCTGTGCCACTCCTTTGGTTGATTGTACCCAGACCAAGGTATTCCACTCCGAGCTGGAAGAGTGGATCATTGACCGTATTAATAATCAGGAAGCCGAGGGCATGTATGAAGAGATCCTGCCTTCACTTGCCAAGCAGGGATATCCGCAGGAGCTGATTCTTTATACCGGTGCGCCAAACTACTCGCAGTGGGGTGAGGATAACTTTGTGCTTCGCGGAGATAAGGTTCATATTGCGGCCTACCACTCTGAAAAGTGGAGTGATGAGCAGGTGCAAAGGCTGTTTAAAGACAATCACAAAGTGAACAATGATGAAATTATGTGCTTCTCTCAGGAAGTGATCTAACCGCAAAAAAAAAGGGCAATGGTAAGCACACCATTGCCCGGTTCCAAGGGGCGACCTTGCTATCGCCCAAAAATCCCTACAAGCACAATTCAGCGGGCACAACCTGAACGCTTTCATCAATTTCAAGCTGAGTCTGATAACCGGAGCTATGCTCTTCACAAAGTGGAACAACAAATAAAGTATCCAGCGAGTGACCACGATGCTTAACCAGAACACCATGGTCATGCTTTTTGGTGCAGTTAGCTTCACTGCAGTAGCAATATTCCTGCTTAGAAAAATGTTTCCAGTATTTCAGCCAGTGCTCTCTGGCTTCTTTAGTAACGCTTTCATCGGATATGTTGGTTACAATCATCTTTACTATCTCTTGGCTCTGCTATGGAACGGAAACCATTGTATTTTTGTTGCTCCGGGAAATATTTGAGGTGTGACTCAGCTATTTGTGACATTAAAGTATTTAAGTGGTTTTAATGGTGGAAAGGGGGGGAGGCTAAGGTTGCAGGTTGCAGGCTGCGGATTATTGTGGGCTATGGGGCTGACTCTTATACACAAGTTTAAGGAGCCAAAGAATGCTCCTCCCCTTAGCCTCGAAAGGCCGGATTTTCGAAGAAGTAACATCGAAGGGGAGGTTGGGAGGGGTTGTTTACCATGGGTTTAAGTTTGGTGGTTTAACCATGCATGGCATAACCAACCCCCTCTAACTCCCCCTTCTGTTAGCTTTATCAACCAGTTAGGCTCTTTCACTAAAGGGGGAGAACCGTTCTCTGGTCACTTTAATATTTGTGTATAAGAGTCAGGGCTATGGGGTTATGGGGGCCCCCGCTTTCGCGGGGGTGTGGGTTAGTTGGTTTCGGTGGTTTGTTTTACTATGTCTTTCAGTTCCTGTTTTTTTAGCATTCTTAGCAGGCGTTTTAGCTCTATTACGTTGGCTTTGTCGTAGTGCTGGAATACGGAATCTTCGGTGCATAGCCAGTCACAGTCGGAAATGATCATTCTGTATTCGTCGGTGTTGCCGCTGTAGAACATAAAGTACAGGTAGGCCTTCTGGCTGGCATCGGGCACTTTGCCTATTGGTTTTTTGTGGATATTGGTTCGTTTGTAGTCCCTGGCTTCCACTTCCCACTCAAGATAAGTATCAAGCATAGAGATGTACTTCGCTGCATTGGATTCACCGAATGAGACAAGATTGTCTTTTGCGTAGGTGGAGCCTTCTCCAACAAGTAAAATCGTAGCTTCTTTTTCAGACTCAGAAATGCCAACGACAGTTGGTTGTGGATAGTACTTCATTGTCTTTTCACTAAACTCATCGAATTGCAATGTAGTTTCCAACGGCATCTGTGATTGTTTAGAAGAGCAGGCGGCGAGAAGAATAACTAATGTGGTGAGTGCGATTTTTACAAAATTCATAAAAACCTCCGTGTCAGATGGTTTATCAGAATGTCCGTATATATATCAAAAGGCTAGGTTATAGTCGGTTGGGTGGCAATCGTATTTTTGAGAATTTTGTCGATTAATTCGCGGTTTTGACTGCTGGCGGGACAGGCGTGATAAATGCCCGGCTATACCGGTCTGAGTAACCGGTATAGCTTAAAGCTAAGGTCAGGAATTAGCTTGTGTTGTCATCATCAGAAAACCACAGAATGCGGCGTTGTTTACGGCTAATGATTCATCAACCACTCCGCGCATCTCAATGATTTGCTTGCGGTATTCGGTGTAAAACTCATAAGTCGGTGCCGGTTTGTATTCCAGGTTTGGCAGTTCAAAATAGCGGATAACGTTTTTTGCTGTGGTTGGTTTTACAAATACCTCGTCCAGTGGCGCATAGTAGTTAGGAATAATGGTCATTAGCGACCACTTCGCCAGTTTCGCCGGGCGCAGCAGATCCAGCATGATGTTAAAGCCGTACTCCTGATCGCCGTGCAGCATATCTTTTAGCGCATAGGCGTAACTTTCTCTTTCATGGTGAGGCATTCCTTTCACCCAGTCACGCAGTCTTGGTTTTTCAAACATGGATACCATGGAAGCGCGGCTGATCACCTTGACCATGTTCTCGGCAACCAGTTGCGGGTTGGAAAAGGACTCAGGTGAGAAACACTCCTGCGCCATGGTGATCATTTGCGGCATCCGGTGCTTTTTACCGATTTTCGCTATTTCAGGATTAGAAAACCCGCCGGGGTACTGTGACAGAAAATCATGCTGCGCTGCATCCAGTCTTGATCTGTTCATTGTGACTCCTTGGAATTTATTCTTGTCCGTAAATTGTGCTAAAGAACGGCGAAGACATAAAGTGCTTTTTTGTTGATTGGGTGATACCGGATTTTATTCCTTCTCTTAGCCAAAAATAAAGCTATACATAAAGCCTGCACCGATCGCCATAGTCAGAATCACAGTAACAAAAGCGATGATCATCTGATTCTTAAAAATAGATTTGAGCAAAATCACTTCTGCAAGACTCGCACCGGCACTGCCGATAATCAGCGCCATTACAGAGCCTAACGCCATCCCTTTTTTGATTAGCGCAGCAC
This genomic stretch from Vibrio sp. JC009 harbors:
- a CDS encoding sensor histidine kinase, whose protein sequence is MENSLRLLEKVQNSVSFRNKIFIFILVSMGLQLAFIGANFRSALLDTLEHQVGTRALVQAEEIASDPYLIKEVEINNVPAIEEMMNRLRKISDASFIVIGDKEGIRLSHPVTERIGLPMKGQDNDGALQRGESYISISEGSLGYSVRGKTPILDSSGSIIGVVSVGYLIDRFDEWLLTYATPLLADFSIILIITLVIGWLFSTHIKRNMNGMEPAEIAMAFHMQKSILKSVYEGLIAIDKQGKILIVNNTARELMGTDKSTSEMKKRSITDFIKQTQFFFHTPYDENLKDEMISINGTTMIANRVAIFDKELLVGWVVSFRRKEDISSLTEELTQVKQYTENLRVMRHEHENKLSTISGLIEMGFSNAALSLINNEKDRKQETTDFISSKIQCKVVAGILIGKATRARSLGLDLQFDPKCQLSDELNEKINPEELSAIIGNLLDNAFEATLNNPDSNKLISLLISDKGKELVIEVKDNGTGIDPALATSMFTRGVTSKGDDENNGIGLYLINRYVNNAGGVIMVDDNRPKGTVFSIFIPNNIPEKAEA
- a CDS encoding response regulator, which produces MMESIDVLIVEDEAGIAELHAQFLRQTIRFNPIGIASDLHMARTMIKVNKPDLIILDNYLPDGYGIDLLREIVAEKNSDKADVILVTASSEIETVKEAMHCGCFDYILKPVSYERLKDTLNRYLKYKSALNAYDNISQRHVDDLFNIQAKEKNANTLPKGIGELTLDKIKDVFIANQGIKFTAETLGERVGISKTTARRYLEFCSASGFLTAENEHGRVGRPERVYVKVN
- a CDS encoding DUF5718 family protein, with the protein product MSNYICIGIIGNYFGHLSGAENVEEHPLPNGIFVIHREHEETLTTGLEAKYPQAGTNVDIEPEFVIRFNVSYEDGKVSALQARQMTIGNDYTIRKLDGSDKISQRKAWGEKSKGINRIWWDMKEFTPENYGESLKLVSYIEREGEFFCATPLVDCTQTKVFHSELEEWIIDRINNQEAEGMYEEILPSLAKQGYPQELILYTGAPNYSQWGEDNFVLRGDKVHIAAYHSEKWSDEQVQRLFKDNHKVNNDEIMCFSQEVI
- the citX gene encoding citrate lyase holo-[acyl-carrier protein] synthase, producing MYSGPKVTLNQVLASRERRANRQKEWVEAHSLPLISFTINMMGEVKRNEISRVAFDQGYQTILDVCRIQDIPVVGIEKFSSDTGVELLIAAGKKDAEYVKRAMVSIEDEHPLGRLFDIDVLDDNCIAVSRDNLELPRRKCLVCDNEAKVCARSRAHQLSELKDKMSEMIHDFK
- a CDS encoding sensor histidine kinase codes for the protein MNERSSDWMGLIKTGLSFQGKVFLLILGLMTLQLGFMGLNFHQALEDTLEHQVGTRALIQAREIASDPELIQEVKARNVPAVDALINRLTKISDASFIVIGDTEGIRLSHPNKEKIGFQMQGGDNAGALERGESYISIREGSLGYGVRGKTAIFDFEGNIIGVVSVGYLLNRFDQWLLFYAKPMAYDVIILLLLTLFGAWFFASHIKNKMNGMEPAEIAMALYLQNSILKSVYEGVIAINKVGKILAVNNTALELIGTDRPATELKGRSIIEYLNQTEIFFKTPFEENLKDEIVSINGNMMIANRVAMFDKDLLIGWVVSFRRKDDINSLTAELTQIKQYTDNLRVMRHEYANKLSTISGLIEIGDSESALALINSENSRKQQLIDFISSRIQYRQIAGILLGKYSRARELGIDLQFDPTCQLAAQIENIDPNELSAIIGNLIDNAFEATLKNAESSKIISVLITDASDELVIEIADNGCGIDPKIADKMFTRGVTSKNNSEGHGIGLYLINQYVTNAGGVVMVDDAEPKGTIFSIFIPKDGNA
- the citD gene encoding citrate lyase acyl carrier protein, which codes for MIISQRSYAGTLESSDLLVEVMPADDNSLDIEITSSVEKQFAELIRNVVSETLTEMGVQAASVVVNDKGALDCVIKARVQAAVMRAAGVNEMNWSDL
- the citF gene encoding citrate lyase subunit alpha, whose amino-acid sequence is MRPFSDAHEITEHLLNKETKRSRKMYQSLQEAVANSGLKDGMTISFHHSFRGGDKIINMAMEVIADMGFKNLTLASSSLSAIHAPVVEHIRNGVVSKIYTSGIRGELAEQISRGLMEEPVQIHSHGGRVHLVKTGELQIDVAFIGVATSDEFGNANATTGRSRCGSLGYAMVDAEHAKNVIVLTEEIVPFPNTPASIAQDQVNAVVKVDEVGDPSKIGGDATRLTKNPRELLIARKAAEVVEHSGYFYDGFTVQTGSGGASLAVTRFLEDKMVKKNVTASFGLGGITSTMVDMHEKGLIKTLLDVQSFDSFAADSLARNPNHIEISANQYANPSSKGAAVDHLDVVILSALEIDTNFNVNVITGSDGVIRGASGGHSDTAASSNLTIVVAPLVRGRIPTVVESVLNVVTPGSQIDVLVTDHGTAVNPAREDVQQRLTAAGIPLSSVEELQQKAEMLTGKPAPIEYLDNVVGYIRYRDGSVIDVIKQVKE
- the citG gene encoding triphosphoribosyl-dephospho-CoA synthase CitG: MISSNSIRWLLDDCKLYDSSASGKLELNIVELAGNLAYHAMMLEAHLTPKAGLVDCVSTGSHRDMDINTFIASSDALRPYMKQFVRAGYEMETLPSGELLPKLRRVGIEAERAMFAATNGVNTHKGMVFTLGLICGAVGWLYKKGIAYDAKNIRSVIMACCSELVSDDLTDSKKAPVTAGERLYKTYGMTGIRGEAASGYPTIFDYGLPVYEGCVADGYSEEQAMSQTLLSLMANNSDTNLVSRGGIEGLAFVQQQSKTLLEQTHSTSSDFEKSIQKLDKELINLNLSPGGSADLLAATWLLAQLNICAKSN
- the citE gene encoding citrate (pro-3S)-lyase subunit beta translates to MSKLRRSMLFVPGSNAAMLSNSFIYTPDAIMFDLEDSVSIREKDTARALVFNALQHPLYQEMETVVRVNGLETEHGPRDVRAVVRAGVSCVRLAKTDSAQDVRDMEEHIAAAEKECGREPGSTKMLAAIESAMGINNAVEIATASDRLIGIALGAEDYVRDLRTARTPEGTELLFARCSILQAARAAGIMAFDTVYSDANNEEGFLKEAEHIKSLGFDGKSLVNPRQIEMIHNVFAPSQKEVDFANAVIEAAEEAEAQGSGVASLNGKMVDAPIIERARWTLQRAESGIKE